Proteins from a genomic interval of Zingiber officinale cultivar Zhangliang chromosome 2A, Zo_v1.1, whole genome shotgun sequence:
- the LOC122041832 gene encoding 5'-3' exoribonuclease 3-like, with product MGVPAFYRWLAEKYPMVVVDVVEEEAVEIDGVKIPIDTSKPNPNGLEYDNLYLDMNGIIHPCFHPEDRPAPTTFDEVFQCIFDYIDRLFVMVRPRKLLYMAIDGVAPRAKMNQQRSRRFRAAKDAADAEAEEEKLRQEFEMEGRKLPPKKESQLFDSNVITPGTEFMAVLSIALQYYIHLRLNYDPGWKRIKVILSDANVPGEGEHKIMSYVRLQRNLPGYDPNTRHCLYGLDADLIMLALATHEVHFSILREIVFTPGQQDKCFLCGQMGHLAAVCQGNAKRKSGEFDEKSEDTSIAKKPYQFLNIWTLREYLEYEFRIPNPPFEVDFERIVDDFIFICFFVGNDFLPHMPTLEIREGAINLLMAVYKKEFRVMNGYLTDSCKPNLSRVEHFIQAVGSYEDKIFQKRARLHQRQAERIKREKTQMKRGDDIDPQVRPDSIVPVTRFQGSRLASGALPSPYQQANQSKDCDSKGASFRAQKVARLSSGGATVGAAIVEAENSLEVEVQENKEELKTKLKELLREKSDLFNSENPEEDKVKLGDPGWKERYYQEKFSARSPEEIEAIQRDVVLRYTEGLCWVMHYYYEGVCSWQWFYPYHYAPFASDMKDLGSFNISFTLGSPFKPFNQLMGVFPAASSHALPLQYRQLMSDPTSPIIDFYPIDFEVDMNGKRYAWQGIAKLPFIDETRLLSEIRKVEHTLTEEEVRRNSIMSDMLFVNVSHTLSPYIFSLISRFSNLPDKEKAEVKEKIDPMASGGMNGYLCLCGGDPCPPIFKSPVKGKEDIMDNQVICSIYKLPDAHKHITQPPSGVIFPQKMVTSSDLKPPPVLWHEDTGRRQYENGRRPYDDAGRRPYESGRHNPADSISGKQLGDAAHRLVVNSLQISRDNHHSTSRPAPFPYNASAVSTQYSNSRYDVDPRTASREEHRIGHSQYYGHRNDGPGHWHASSTSSHYYDRPPPSHYERDHYNRSHYPYNGSSHVDARSNVPAYYPQSPGYPYPSVNDISALPPVTHVAYSHSQSSYNANYRGYYDNGGQQRDRNYGADRAPAATQYHGRRSYGQHQQANNRYAALDRGSNWRSPPPPPPPGYGG from the exons CCTGCACCCACGACGTTCGATGAGGTCTTTCAGTGCATTTTTGATTACATCGACAGACTCTTCGTCATGGTGCGTCCTCGGAAACTGCTATATATGGCAATTG ATGGTGTTGCACCGAGAGCTAAGATGAACCAACAGCGTTCTAGAAGATTTAGAGCAGCCAAAGATGCGGCTGATGCG GAAGCTGAAGAAGAGAAGCTACGCCAAGAATTTGAAATGGAAGGCAGAAAGCTTCCTCCTAAAAAGGAGTCACAACTTTTTGATTCAAATGTTATTACTCCAGGAACTGAATTTATGGCCGTTTTATCAATTGCGCTGCAGTACTATATACATCTCCGACTAAATTATGACCCTGGTTGGAAACGAATAAAA GTTATCCTTTCTGATGCTAATGTTCCTGGTGAAGGGGAACACAAAATTATGTCGTATGTCCGTCTCCAGCGGAATCTGCCTGGTTATGATCCAAACACTCGACACTGTTTATATGGCTTG GATGCTGACTTGATCATGTTGGCTTTGGCCACACATGAGGTGCACTTCTCAATCTTGAGAGAG ATTGTTTTCACTCCTGGGCAGCAGGACAAATGCTTCTTGTGTGGTCAGATGGGCCATTTAGCAGCAGTTTGCCAAGGGAATGCAAAAAGAAAATCTGGGGAATTTGATGAAAAGAGTGAAGACACATCTATTGCCAAAAAACCTTACCAG TTTCTTAACATTTGGACTCTGCGAGAGTATTTGGAATATGAATTCAGAATCCCTAATCCTCCTTTTGAAGTTGACTTTGAACGCATAGTTGATGATTTCATCTTCATATGCTTCTTTGTTGGGAATGACTTCCTTCCTCATATGCCAACATTAGAAATTCGAGAG GGTGCCATAAATTTGTTAATGGCTGTGTACAAGAAGGAATTTCGAGTAATGAATGGCTATTTAACTGACTCATGCAAG CCCAACTTGAGCAGAGTGGAACATTTCATTCAGGCTGTTGGGTCATATGAAGACAAAATATTCCAGAAGAGGGCTCGTTTGCATCAA cGCCAAGCAGAAAGAATTAAGCGGGAAAAGACACAAATGAAGCGAGGAGATGATATCGACCCTCAAGTGAGACCTGATTCCATAGTTCCTGTCACTCGTTTTCAAGGTTCACGACTTGCATCGGGTGCTTTGCCTTCACCATATCAACAA GCTAACCAATCCAAAGACTGTGATAGTAAAGGGGCTAGTTTCCGAGCCCAAAAAGTTGCTCGCTTGTCTTCTGGAGGAGCAACAGTAGGTGCAGCAATTGTAGAGGCCGAGAATAGTCTTGAAGTAGAA GTACAAGAAAATAAAGAGGAGTTGAAGACAAAGCTTAAGGAATTGCTTCGGGAGAAATCTGATCTTTTTAACTCTGAAAATCCAGAAGAGGACAAG GTCAAACTAGGAGATCCTGGATGGAAAGAAAGatattatcaagaaaaatttTCTGCACGATCTCCAGAAGAAATTGAGGCAATTCAAAGAGATGTT GTCTTGAGGTACACTGAAGGCCTGTGCTGGGTCATGCACTATTACTATGAAGGAGTTTGCTCATGGCAATG GTTCTACCCTTACCATTATGCTCCTTTTGCCTCTGATATGAAAGATTTAGGCAGCTTTAACATAAGCTTTACTCTCGGTTCACCTTTTAAACCATTCAATCAATTAATGGGGGTCTTTCCAGCTGCAAG TTCCCATGCACTTCCTTTACAGTATAGACAATTGATGTCTGATCCAACGTCTCCAATTATTGACTTCTATCCAATTG ATTTTGAAGTGGATATGAATGGAAAGAGATATGCGTGGCAG GGAATTGCTAAGCTACCATTCATCGATGAAACTCGCTTACTTTCAGAGATTAGAAAAGTGGAACATACTTTAACG GAGGAGGAAGTCCGCCGGAACAGTATTATGTCGGACATGCTTTTTGTGAATGTTTCCCACACTCTTTCCCCATACATTTTCTCTTTGATAAGCAGATTCTCAAATTTGCCTGACAAGGAGAAGGCTGAAGTAAAAGAGAAAATTGATCCTATGGCCAG TGGTGGAATGAATGGGTATCTATGTCTTTGTGGTGGAGATCCATGTCCTCCGATTTTCAAATCTCCAGTTAAAGGAAAGGAAGATATAATGGATAATCAAGTCAT ATGTTCAATTTACAAACTTCCAGATGCACATAAGCAcatcactcaaccaccttcaggTGTTATTTTCCCCCAAAAG ATGGTAACTTCTAGTGATTTAAAGCCACCGCCAGTTTTGTGGCATGAAGACACTGGCAGGAGGCAATACGAAAATGGCAGGCGGCCATATGATGACGCTGGCAGGAGGCCGTATGAAAGTGGAAG GCATAATCCAGCTGATTCAATTTCTGGAAAACAACTTGGAGATGCTGCACATCGGCTTGTTGTTAATAGCTTACAGATAAGTCGAGACAACCATCATTCAACTTCTAGGCCTGCACCATTTCCATACAATGCCAGTGCAGTGAGTACACAATATTCAAACAGCAGATATGATGTGGATCCGAGAACAGCATCAAGGGAAGAACACCGGATTGGCCATTCACAGTATTATGGTCACAGAAATGATGGTCCCGGTCACTGGCATGCTTCTTCTACGTCGTCACATTACTATGACAGGCCACCTCCATCTCATTATGAAAGAGATCATTACAATAGATCACATTACCCTTATAATGGGAGCAGCCATGTTGATGCTCGCAGCAACGTGCCAGCTTACTACCCGCAAAGTCCAGGATATCCATATCCTTCTGTTAATGACATTTCAGCTCTTCCACCAGTAACACATGTAGCTTATTCGCATTCACAATCCTCATACAATGCTAACTACAGAGGTTACTATGACAATGGAGGCCAGCAGCGGGATCGAAATTATGGTGCTGATAGGGCACCAGCAGCAACTCAATACCATGGAAGGAGATCATATGGCCAACACCAGCAAGCCAATAATAGGTATGCTGCACTGGATAGAGGTTCAAATTGGAggtcgccgccgccgccaccaccACCTGGATATGGTGGATAA